The nucleotide window TGCGATCCGGTGGGTGTGTTGAGCGGGTTCTCGGTCATTCGCAGCGAGTCGCGGACTCGCATGCCGATCGACCACACGTTTTGTCCCGCGAAGGTGTGCGAATCGCGCACCTCGCCGACGAAGTAGGTGTTGCTCGGGCCGTCGGCGACCTGCCGCAACGACACCCGCGTAAGGTAGTTGAACGCCCCGGTGTTCTTCAGCTTCAATGTTGCGTTACTTCCCGTGCGCGAGAGCCACGAGGGCCCGCGTTTGCCGTGCACGAACGCGTACTGTCCCGTCGCTGCGGGGGTCTCGCTGGCGGCATAGGCCTCGGCGATCGGCTCCGAAGTGCTCGACGGGCAGACGAACACGGGGGGGCGAGTCGCCACCGCTTGGACGCGCTGCGGAAGCGCCCTCCAGAGGTTGTTGTACTTCCAGACCATATCCTGCTTGTCCTCGCCCCCGGCCGCGTCGAACAAGGCCGGCAGTTCCAGGTAAGGAAGCAGCAGCACGAACCCGCTGGCGACGCCGCGGTCGGCGATGCGGTCGGGCAGGTCGAACTTGCACTCGTCGAGGACCGACTCGTCGCAGTGCATCCGCCCGGGGGGAAGCGACTTTCGGGACGACTCGTAGTTGAGAATCGCCAACCCGACCTGCCGGAGATTGTTCGTGCATTGCGAGCGCCGAGCCGCCTCGCGCGCAGCCTGGATCGCCGGCAACAGCAGCGCCACCAACACGCCAATGATGGCGATCACCACCAGCAGTTCGACAAGGGTGAAGCCCCTGCTATGGCGGTTCTTGAAAGTCATCATGTCATCCTTCGTTGACAGGTCGCAGACCGAAATGCGAACGAGCCGTGACGCGTATTCACCGATCCTTGCGGCGCCGCAGCACGCTTCCGAAAAGCGCTGCAGCCGTCAGCAGCGCCAGCGACGACGCTTCCGGGACGGCGGCGGAGTTCACCTCGATTTGAAAGTTGTCCAACACCCAATCGACCGTTCCGGTCGCCGTCGCGACGAAGTAGTCGAATTCCGTCACGGCGGGACCGGCCGAAGGCGATCCCGTCAACACCGACGTGCCGCCCGCGTTGATCAGCGAGAGAGTGAACCGAAAATCCTCCGGATTGTTGGTCGCGGCGAGGCGCTCGATCGCGAACACCACGGAATTCTTGCCTCCCGCGGCGTTCAGAGTGTGAAAGGCGCCTGACGCCGGCTGTGCGACCAGAAAGTTGTCG belongs to Pirellulales bacterium and includes:
- a CDS encoding DUF1559 domain-containing protein, yielding MTFKNRHSRGFTLVELLVVIAIIGVLVALLLPAIQAAREAARRSQCTNNLRQVGLAILNYESSRKSLPPGRMHCDESVLDECKFDLPDRIADRGVASGFVLLLPYLELPALFDAAGGEDKQDMVWKYNNLWRALPQRVQAVATRPPVFVCPSSTSEPIAEAYAASETPAATGQYAFVHGKRGPSWLSRTGSNATLKLKNTGAFNYLTRVSLRQVADGPSNTYFVGEVRDSHTFAGQNVWSIGMRVRDSLRMTENPLNTPTGSQSATYAVQDGKYALNAAFGSEHPGGANFVRGDASVEFVSDGVDDEVYQAGATIACADGFGTVGDCL